CCATGCTGTCAAGCTCGAGCGTAAGAGGATGGAAAATCCAAAGAGTGGAATTCACCGAGTTGCAGAAATAGACGGGGTAATCATTCGCCTCTACTGGCGGTGGTTTGGTGGGGCCGTCGTCGCAACCGAACGGCCAGAGACAGGCCAGTCCGAGACCGGTAGCCACTACTCCAAAAAACAATCCCTTGGTGACACGCATATGTTAACTCCAAGCCGGGCCTGACTCGCCCGCACCCGAGCAAAAGGTGGATTATTCGGGCTAGGTCGTCAAGTTCAATCTTGCGAGAAACATTGAATTGAGGTGGCAGGTTTGAAGCAAACCTGCCCTACAAGGCCCGAGTCTTCCTGTCCCGGTTTTTCGGTTTACCCTTGCCGGTGGGCGGCCGATATGCTATCTTATGCCACTGGAAACATTCCCAGCGACCATGGGCAATCGAAACAAGAGACAACTCCGAGCCGCGTCATCGCTAAATCTCGACCTGTTCCGCCCGGACAACGTTCAGGTGCCGGCGCCGGCCACGTTGTATTCCAAGATCACTCGATTCGCAGAGGTGTCGCCCGTGCCGTCGCTGGTCGACCGGCATATACCTGTGAACGGGGAGCAACTGCCGTCAGAAGAGCAACTCTGCCAGCTGTTCGATCACTACAACTGGCTCTACTTCCGCGGGCGACTACGCCGTCCGCGGATCGAATACTCCAGCCGTATGACCACCGCGGGCGCGTTTTTCCCCAAACTCAAACTGATTCGAATCAGCCGCCGTTATCATGAGCTCTTTCCGGAGGAAATCGCCGACACGCTCAAACATGAGATGATCCATCTCGTGCATCTGAAACATGATGCCAGCTTCCAGGCTGAGGCGAAGAGGATCGGGGCATCGGTGAAAGCGCGCACCCACCCGCTCCTGGGGCGGCCGCCGACGTATGTCTACGAGTGCCCCAGTTGCGGTACCGACTTCCCGCGCCAGAAACGACTGGTCATGGCGTCGTGCGGTTACTGCTCCAAGGGTGGCCAGTACGACCGTCGGTATAAGCTCGTACTGGTTCGGTCGCTCAAGAAGAAGTGACTCGGACGATTCAACCCGCGTCAAAGCCGAATGATTTTTCTCTCAAAATCTGGAGTTTTGGGGTGGGACTGGTGATGGCCGCGGACGTAGATCGGTTAGCCGCCGGTAGTATAAGTCCCTGTGATACAGTATGTTAGCTTGGCGCCGAGTCCGTACGGGTGGAGTTTTCGATTGCTGACGATTTTCAACGGGAGACCTTGACACGAAGTTGAAAGGGCATATATTTGCAGGCTTTTGAAAAATGGAGTGCCCCAACGGGTTGACGTTATGAAGACAATTGTGCCTAAAATCGAACCGAAAGACCGCAGGTGGTATCTCGTGGATCTCGAGGGTATCACCATGGGCCATGCTGCCGTCCAGGTCGCCAATCTGCTCCGAGGCAAGGAGAAGCCGATCTTCACGCCGCACATAGACACGGGTGACAACGTGATCGCGGTCAACGCGTCCGGGTTGCGGTTTTCCGGCAAGAAACTAAGTCAGAAAACGTATTATCATTATTCCGGATACCCCGGTGGTTTGAAGAAAGTCGTTCTGGGCAAAGCGATGAGCCAGCGGCCGGACCGGGTATTCTGGATCGCGGTCAAGCATATGCTGCCGCAGAATCGTCTGGGTCGGAAACAAATCGGAAAGCTGCATGTCTATGCGGGCGCCGAACATCCCCATTCCGCCCAGAAGCCTGTCAAAGTGAAATTATCCAACTGAAGTGCGGTAAGACATTGATGGAGCAAAACGTTATTTCAGCAACGGGTCGGCGCAAGACGGCTGTAGCTCATGCCATGCTCAAACCGGGTAAGGGTGACTTGACGGTCAACGGTCGTCCCCTCTCGGGTTATCTGACCAGGGAGACGCTGGCCAATCATGCGACCGAGCCCCTCAAGGTGACCGAAACGCTCGGGACGGTCGATCTCGTCTGTTCCGCCCGGGGCGGCGGCCTTTCCGGCCAGGCCGGTGCTCTGCGCCTGGCCATTGCCCGGGCGCTCTGTGCATATAATCCAGATCTGCGTCCACCGCTGCGGCAGGGCGGTTATCTGGCGCGCGACGCACGCGAGGTCGAACGTAAGAAGTACGGTCGTCCGAAATCGCGTAAGCGCTTCCAATACTCGAAGCGTTAGTAGAAGTCGAAGAATATCATCCCCGCCTTCGGGCGGGGAAATAAGCAGTTCCGACCGACCCGTCGCCGGTCCCAACATTCCCGGGTGGCGTTCAGGGGATGAAGTCGGGGCGAAGTATAACCAAAAGCTCAAGGATTCAAATGTTCACTCCCAAGATTCGCGAATTGCTCGAGGCCGGGGTGCATTTTGGCCACCAGACCAGCCGCTGGAACCCCAAGATGAAGCCGTTCATATTTGCGGCGCGCAACGGCATCTACATTATCGATCTTCAGAAGACCGTCAACGCTCTCGAGCAGGCGAAGAAGAAGGTTCGCGAGGTGGTCCGCGCCGGGCGCGCCATCCTCTTTGTCGGCACCAAGAAGCAGGCGCGCGAGGTCATTCTCGAAGAGGCTCCGAAGTGCAACGGCTTCTTCGTGGTCGAGCGCTGGCTGGGTGGGATGCTTACCAACTTTGACACCATCAAGGCCTCGATCAAGAAACTGAAAGATATCGAGAAGATGCGCGAAACCGGCGAACTTGAGAAGTTCACCAAGAAAGAACGCGCCCGTATCGAGGGCCAGGCGGCCAAGCTGCAGAAAGTACTGGGCGGAATAAAGGACATGAACTACCTGCCCGGACTGGTGATAGTGATCGACGCGCAGAAAGAACAGATCGCGGTGGCCGAGGCCCACAAGCTGGGCATTCCGATTATCGGCATTATCGACACCAACGCCGACCCCGATATGATCGACTTCCCGATTGCGGCCAACGATGACGCTATTAAGTCGATCCGCATCCTCCTCCGTGACCTGGTCGACGCGGCAGTCGAGGTTCAGGACGCGGTGACCGTGGCCGAGATCGAGGCGGCGGTCGACGCCGAGCGCGAGAAGCCGCTCGAGACCTACACCATGGAGCCGGAGGAAACCGGCGAGGCCGCCGGTTACGACGAATTCGAAAGAGAAGGTTAAGACATCATGGAGATTTCAGCCACCAGGGTTAAAGAACTTCGCGAGAAAACCGGCGCCGGTATGATGGACTGCAAGAAGGCGCTGGCGGATTCCAAGGGGGACCTGGAGGAGGCCGTCAAGCTTTTGCGGGAGCGCGGTATCGCCAAAGCCGCTACCAAGGCCGGCAGAGACACCTCGGAGGGGGTGATCACCTCGTACATCCACCCCGGCGACAAGCTCGGAGTGCTGGTGGAGATCGCCTGCGAGACCGATTTTGTGGCGCGTACGGAACAGTTCCGCCAGTTCACGCGTGACATCGCCATGCAAATCGCGGCGTCGTCGCCGCTGTGTGTACGCCGTGAAGACCTCGACCCGGCCGTTATCGCCCAGGAGCGTGAGATTTATCGCACCCAGGCGCTTAACGAGGGCAAGCCGGACAAGATTCTCGATAAAATAGCCGATGGCCGCATTGAGAAGTACTTCGCCGAGGTTGTCCTTCTCGAGCAGCCCTTCATTAAAGATAACGACAAGACCATCAGCGATTATCTCAAGGAAACGATCGGTTCCCTGGGTGAAAATATCCAGATCAGGCGATTCAGCCGTTTCCGCTTAGGCGAATGATATGGAATCCGAGCCAGCCAAGCCGGCCTACAACAAGATCCTTCTGAAAATCTCCGGCGAAGCCCTAATGGGCGACGACCGGTATGGGATCAACACGCCGGCGCTGGAGGGTATCGCGCGCCAGGTCAAAGAGGTAAAGGACCTTGGAGTCCAGATCGCGATGGTTATCGGCGGTGGCAACATCTTTCGCGGGTTGCACGCCTCGGAGCGAGGCATGGACCGTGTCACCGCCGACAACATGGGCATGCTCGCGACGGTGATCAACTCGCTGGCTATGATGGGCGCGCTCGAGAAGCTGGGCGTCTACACGCGGGTGATGTCGGCCGTGCACATGGAGGCGTTCGCCGAGCCGTATATCCGCAGGCGCGCCTTCCGCCACATGGAGAAAGGCCGCCTGGTCATCCTGGCCGCCGGAACGGGCAATCCGTTTTTCAGCACCGACACCGCGGCCTCGCTGCGGGCGATGGAACTCGGGGTCGATGTCATGATAAAAGCCACCAGAGTCGACGGCGTTTATTCGGCTGATCCGGAAAAGGACAGCACGGCCGAGTTTTACCCCCGCCTGACCTACATGGACCTGCTGACCAGGGAGCTGCGCGTGATGGATGCCACCGCAATATCGCTGCTGAAAGACAACCGGATTCCGGTGCTCGTGGTTAACATGAACAAGCCGGGCAACCTGGTCAGGGCGGTGTGCGGCGAAGAAATCGGCACGCTCATTTCGTAGTGGCCAAATGGGACGTTTAATCATATACCGAGGGCTCACGTTATGATGAACGAAATTCTCAAAGACACCAAGGCGCGGATGGACAAGACCATCGAAGCGGTAACCAAGGAATTGGGAGGAGTGCGCACCGGCAAGGCCTCGCCGCACCTGCTGGATTCGGTCCGGGTGGAGACCTACGGTACCACCATGCCGCTGAACCAGCTGGCTACAGTCTCCGCGCCCGAGGCGCGGCTCCTGGTGGTGCAGGCGTATGACAAAGGGACGGTGGGCGATATAGTAAAGGGGATCTACAAGGCTGATCTGGGTCTCAATCCCAATGTCGATGGTCAGGTTATCAGAATCGTTGTCCCGCCTCTTAACGAGGAGCGTCGACGCGAATTAGTAAAGCACTGTAAACATCTTGCCGAGGAAGGCAAGGTGGCCGTTCGCAATATCCGCCGCGACGCCAACGAGCATCTCAAGAAGGCGGAAAAAGATAAGAAAGTCTCTGAAGACGACGCCATCAAAGGCAAAGACGAAATTCAGAAGCTCACTGACGCCCATATCAATCGGATCGACAGCCTGGCGGAACGCAAAGAAGCGGAGATCATGGAAGTCTGAGCGGCGGGGGGCACGATTGATCGTGCTGTCGGGCGACCCTGCCCGACAGCTTTCGAGAGCGATGCCCCGGTGGCCCACACCGGGCAGCCCACAGCTTGCTGTGGGTCGTTACATTCG
This window of the Candidatus Zixiibacteriota bacterium genome carries:
- the rplM gene encoding 50S ribosomal protein L13, with translation MKTIVPKIEPKDRRWYLVDLEGITMGHAAVQVANLLRGKEKPIFTPHIDTGDNVIAVNASGLRFSGKKLSQKTYYHYSGYPGGLKKVVLGKAMSQRPDRVFWIAVKHMLPQNRLGRKQIGKLHVYAGAEHPHSAQKPVKVKLSN
- the pyrH gene encoding UMP kinase; this encodes MESEPAKPAYNKILLKISGEALMGDDRYGINTPALEGIARQVKEVKDLGVQIAMVIGGGNIFRGLHASERGMDRVTADNMGMLATVINSLAMMGALEKLGVYTRVMSAVHMEAFAEPYIRRRAFRHMEKGRLVILAAGTGNPFFSTDTAASLRAMELGVDVMIKATRVDGVYSADPEKDSTAEFYPRLTYMDLLTRELRVMDATAISLLKDNRIPVLVVNMNKPGNLVRAVCGEEIGTLIS
- the rpsB gene encoding 30S ribosomal protein S2 produces the protein MFTPKIRELLEAGVHFGHQTSRWNPKMKPFIFAARNGIYIIDLQKTVNALEQAKKKVREVVRAGRAILFVGTKKQAREVILEEAPKCNGFFVVERWLGGMLTNFDTIKASIKKLKDIEKMRETGELEKFTKKERARIEGQAAKLQKVLGGIKDMNYLPGLVIVIDAQKEQIAVAEAHKLGIPIIGIIDTNADPDMIDFPIAANDDAIKSIRILLRDLVDAAVEVQDAVTVAEIEAAVDAEREKPLETYTMEPEETGEAAGYDEFEREG
- a CDS encoding SprT-like domain-containing protein, whose product is MPLETFPATMGNRNKRQLRAASSLNLDLFRPDNVQVPAPATLYSKITRFAEVSPVPSLVDRHIPVNGEQLPSEEQLCQLFDHYNWLYFRGRLRRPRIEYSSRMTTAGAFFPKLKLIRISRRYHELFPEEIADTLKHEMIHLVHLKHDASFQAEAKRIGASVKARTHPLLGRPPTYVYECPSCGTDFPRQKRLVMASCGYCSKGGQYDRRYKLVLVRSLKKK
- the frr gene encoding ribosome recycling factor codes for the protein MMNEILKDTKARMDKTIEAVTKELGGVRTGKASPHLLDSVRVETYGTTMPLNQLATVSAPEARLLVVQAYDKGTVGDIVKGIYKADLGLNPNVDGQVIRIVVPPLNEERRRELVKHCKHLAEEGKVAVRNIRRDANEHLKKAEKDKKVSEDDAIKGKDEIQKLTDAHINRIDSLAERKEAEIMEV
- the tsf gene encoding translation elongation factor Ts; its protein translation is MEISATRVKELREKTGAGMMDCKKALADSKGDLEEAVKLLRERGIAKAATKAGRDTSEGVITSYIHPGDKLGVLVEIACETDFVARTEQFRQFTRDIAMQIAASSPLCVRREDLDPAVIAQEREIYRTQALNEGKPDKILDKIADGRIEKYFAEVVLLEQPFIKDNDKTISDYLKETIGSLGENIQIRRFSRFRLGE
- the rpsI gene encoding 30S ribosomal protein S9, with amino-acid sequence MEQNVISATGRRKTAVAHAMLKPGKGDLTVNGRPLSGYLTRETLANHATEPLKVTETLGTVDLVCSARGGGLSGQAGALRLAIARALCAYNPDLRPPLRQGGYLARDAREVERKKYGRPKSRKRFQYSKR